The segment AGCTTGGTATTGCCTATGCAACAACTAATCAGCCGCTCCCTAATCATGCTATGAAAAAGGCTTTATTATTACCATTTTGGACAACTGGTGTCCTACCAACTATCATTGGGTTTTATTGTAACAGCACCGTTTTAATATTGGTTGGCGCCTTTTTAATAGCAGGAGCTGTAGGTGATTTTGCTATGTATAAAGAATTACGTAAATATCCGAAAGATGCGCTTATACAGGATGACCCACATTTGCCAAAGCTATATGTATATCTTCCTTAGCCAAAAATAGGCTGTTAGAAAAGCAGTTCTTCCCTTAACAGCCTATTTTTCCTTACGGTGTTAAAAATCCATGCTGTGCTGCTGTATATAAATTGCGCCAAATGCGATTAATCGTAGCTGTTTCGGTAATAGCGTCCATTCCTAAGCTACGTACTAAATTATTTGCGATCTCCACACAAGCTGCAGCAATCTTCTTAGTCATTTGTGTAAACTGCAATAGTTCTTCCTCTGTTAATTGACTACCTTGCTGATGCTTTTGCCAGTATGTCGATAGCATTGTATAGAACTGCTCTTCATATTGTTTAAAATGCTTCTGCTGCTGTATCACTAAAAATTGTAATGCACCAATACGTTCAATTCGGCTAGCATCATGCTGTCGTTGCTTTATTAAATGAAGTGATTCCTCTAAGAAATTTTCTGTTATACCTAAGCAAACACTTAAAAAAGATGCCTCTGCAAAAGTAGCAAATGGAAAACTATGTACTAAATTACCATAATTATTTTTAATCGTTCCTAATTGGAAGGTTGCCTCATGTGGCACCCATATATGGTTAACACGAATTGTATGGCTTGCTGTAGCCTTTAGCCCCATTGCACGCCAATCATTTAAAACCTCAACATGCTGACGATCCATTGAACAGCTAATAATATTCTCTGTTTTCACACCATCCTGCTCGACAACGCAATTCATTGTAAAGGTTGTGGCATAATCAGCACCACTGCAATATTTCCACTGTCCTGTTACATAGTAGCCGTTATCTGCTTTAACAGCGATACCCGTTGGATAACCACTACCTGCTATTACAGCATTTTTAGGTGTATAGATGTTTTCACAAATATCTTTGTTGAATGCTGGAATAAATGCATTGCCGCCTGTACCAATTGTAATAAGCCAGCCAAAATTACCGTCAAGCGCAGACATTTGCTGAAATATCTTGATACCCTCTAGTAAGTCTAAATCTTTACCGCCTAACTCTTTTGCTGTAAATATTTTAAACAATTGCTGCTCATAAATAAAATCTAATACATCCTGTGGTAGCTTTCCTAGCTGCTCAAATTCTAATCCACGTTCCTTTATTTGCACTGCATCCATTCCTTAACCGCCTCCACACTATACTATAAATAAAAATCCGCATAGCTACTGTAGGAAGAGTACGAAAGCTAGTAGATAACATATATCACTAATATACCTCGTGTCTTACCTGCAGAAAGCAACGCGAATTTTTATAATGCTTAAATTTAAAATAATAGGCTTTTTAAGTTGTTTTATACCGTTTATACATTAAAGCGGAATAGCATAATATCGCCATCTTGAACTTCGTAATCTTTCCCTTCAAGACGTACTTTCCCTGCCTCTTTTGCTGCTGCCTGAGAGCCTGCCTCTAACAAATCATCAAATGAAACTGTTTCAGCGCGAATAAAGCCACGCTCGAAGTCTGTATGAATAATCCCCGCACATTGTGGTGCCTTCATTCCTTTACGGAACGTCCATGCACGCACCTCCTGCACCCCTGCTGTGAAGTATGTGGCTAAGCCTAATAAATCATAAGATGTACGAATTAATTGATCTAAACCTGATTCTTTAATACCTAGTTCCTCTAAGAACATCGCTTTTTCTTCATCGTCAAGCTCAGAAATCTCTTCTTCGATTTTTGCACAAATTGTAATCACTTGGGCACCTTCAGCAGTTGCATATTCACGCACCTGTTGAACATACTCATTGCTATCAGCATCTGCTACCTCATCCTCAGAAACATTTGCTACATATAGCATTGGTTTAATTGTTAGTAAATGAAGACCTTTAATAACCTTTAGTTCATCTTCTGATAATTCGGCAGCACGTGCTGGACGACCATTTTCTAATTGCTCTTTAATTTTTAGCAACACTGGCTCTTCAGCCATCGCTTCTTTATCTTTTTGCTTTGCCATTTTGCTAACACGTTGTAAGCGTTTATCTACGGATTCTAAGTCTGCAAGTGCAAGCTCTAAATTAATAACCTCAATATCATCAATTGGATTCACTGCACCTGATACGTGTGTAATATTTTCATCTTCAAAGCAACGTACAACCTGACAAATTGCATCTACTTCACGAATATGGGCTAGAAATTTATTGCCTAATCCTTCACCTTGAGAAGCACCTTTTACGATTCCTGCGATATCTGTAAATTCAAATGCAGTTGGTACAGTTTTTTTCGGTACAACTAATTCTGTTAATTTATCTAAGCGTGCATCTGGTACTTCAACAATGCCAACATTTGGATCAATCGTTGCGAATGGGTAATTTGCAGCCAATGCGCCCGCTTTTGTAATTGCGTTAAATAATGTTGATTTTCCAACGTTAGGTAAACCAACGATTCCAGCTGTTAATGCCATGAATGGACACAACCTTTCTACTAATCGGTTTCAATTTTCTCTTCTATAACCTTATCTATTATATTGATTCGCTTCTAAAAAGTCTAATATGCCTAATATTAAGCTTCGCTAGCAGATAGCAATACCTTTTTCAGCTTTTTCTCAAATTCACGGCGTGGAATCATTACACTATGCTGACAGCCCTCACATTTAATACGCACATCTGCCCCCATCCGAATGATTTTCCATCTATTTGTGCCACATGGATGTTGTTTTTTCATTTCAACAATATCATTTAAGCCAAATTTTTTTGCTTCCATATTAGTTACTTCCCCCTATTCTTTACCAAAGAACATCACTTTTGGATAAGCCATTGGAATATGATTTTCTTCAAAAAGCTTTGTAATATCACGTCGAATAATACGTGCAATACCATATTGTTGCTGTGGTAAAGTTTCTACAGAAATACGGATAGTTACTTCTTTTCCTTTTACATTTTGTACACCTAAAAATACTGGTACCCCTACAAGCTCTTTATGGTTATCTGGCAATGTTTTTAAGTAATTTTGAATAATACTCTCAGCCTTATCAAAATCTGCATCAGTCATTATTTCTAAGTCTATAAATATTTTAGAGTTGTTTATCGAATAGTTAACTACTTCTCCAATTGCACCATTTGGGATAATAAACTGTTCTCCTGTTACACCATTAATCTTTGTTGTTCGTAAGCCTATTTCTGTAACTGTTCCTTCTGCCGCATTAATCTTTATATAATCACCTACACCAAATTGGTCTTCAAAAATAATAAAAAATCCTGTAATAACATCTTTTACTAAGCTTTGAGCACCAAAACCTATTGCTAAACCAACAATCCCAGCACCAGCTAATAGCCCAGCAACTTTAATTTCTAATGAAGAAAGAATACCAATAATCGCTGAGAAATAAACAGCATAGGAAATGACACTTTGCAACAATCTTGCAATTGTACGCTGACGACGCTCTGAATGGTTTAATGGTGAACGCATACGCATTAAAAATACTTTATTAATAAACTTTTTCCCTAATCTTACAGCTAGCCATGATATTAATAAAATTATAATAATTTCAATGGATGCATCAATAACCTTTTCCCATAATGCCTGAGATGTTAGCTTATCCCAGTATCTATCCACTAATTTCTTACTCTCTTCCATTATTACCACCTCTTGAATAACATGTTAAAAATTTGTGTATACTGCATAAAAATTAAGCACTTCTAAAATTAATAAGAAAGTGAGTTTTTTTATGAATACTATACCAAATTTATTATTACCTTATTCCCTTCATCATGAAAGCAAAAATGCTGTTTGGCAATTAAGCACATTATTTTTAGAGCATATACCATTCCAACATGAACGATTAATTTTTTGTTGTATTGGCAGTGATCGCTGTACAGGTGATACACTTGGACCATTAACAGGCAGCTTCCTAAAAAAGTCTGTTAGCTTTCCGTATGAAGTTATAGGGTCTTTAGATAACCCACTACATGCTTTAAATTTAGGTACTACTATGCAACAGCTACACAATCATACTACAAAACCATTCATTATTGCGATTGATGCCTGTCTTGGCAGTGAAGAGAACGTTGGACATATTTCAGTACAAAGTGGACCAATTTTCCCTGGAAAGGCAGTAAAAAAAGAATTACCTCCAATTGGTGACATTTCTGTAAAAGGAATCGTCAATATTGGAGGCTTTATGGAGATGCTTGTGTTACAAAATACAAGACTTCATATTTCTTATGCAATGGCTGAAAAGCTGGCAAGAGCTTTATTATTAGCTGCTCATCGGTATTCATTGAAAAATGTAGAAGACAGCGACCATGATTCCAACAACGATAATACCCGGCAGGAGGTTAGCAGCCTTGATCTTCGTTAAGCCTGCTATATTTAACCCAATAGCCATAATCATTACACCACCTACAGCTGTCATTTCTGTAATAAACATTTGTAAGGCAGCATCAGGAATAAATACACTAATAACACCTGCAAACAATGCTATAAGCCCTTGATAAACTAAAACTGGTACTGCGGATAGTAGTACACCTATGCCTAATGTAGAGGCTAAAATAATGGAAGTAAATCCATCTATTAAGCCTTTTGTAATTAGTACATTGTGATCATTACGAAGACCACTATCGAGTGCACCGATAATGGCCATCGAACCTACTACAAATATTAATGAGGCTGTTACAAAGCCTTCTGCTATACTAATTTGATTTTGTGTATTGCGTTTTGTACTACGAAATAATGATTCTACCCATTTACCAAGACGATTCATTTGCCGATCTAAATCTAACCATTCACCTACTACTGTACCTACCACTAAACTTACTACTAGTATAATAAAATTATCGCTTTCAAAGCCCATTTTTATTCCTAATAATGCTACCGCTAAACCAATAATGGACAAGACAGTAGACTTCATTGATTCAGGAATATTTTTGAAAATGCGCCCTATTAATGCACCTACTACAATTAGTCCTGCATTAATTAATGCTCCCAGTAATACCACTCTAAAGCCTTCCTTCTCTCTAAAAAATAGAGAGCGCCTGCTTGCTTGGCGCTCTAATGAAATTATAAAAATAGTTATTCTTGTTCCTGTAAATTTAATATTTCCAAAATACGCTCTAAATCATCTTCAGAGTAAAATTCAATTTCAATTTTCCCTTTATTATTTGTTTTTTTGATTTGAACATTTGTTCCAAAGTAATCACGTAATTGTGTTTCTTTAGCAGCAACAAAAATATCCTTTTTCTTTGGTGGAATTGTTTCACGTGAAACTTCTTCGTTTAAGTTTTGCACTAACATTTCCACTTGACGTACATTTAAACCTTGTTGAATAACTTTATTCGCTACTTCTGATATTCTTCTTTTATTTTTTAAGCCAAGTAATGCACGTCCTTGTCCCATTGACAATATGCCCTCATTTAACATTTGACGCACATCTTGTGGCAAGGCAAGTAGGCGAACATGATTCGCTATATGTGGTCTACTTTTACCTAAGCGTTTTGAAAGCTCTTCCTGTGTTAAATGCAAGTTTTCCATTAAGCTTTGGTAGGCTTCAGCTTCTTCAATAACTGTTAAATCTTCGCGTTGAAGGTTTTCTAAAATGGCTAGCTCCATCATTTGTGCGTCTGATAGCTCTTTAATAATGGCTGGGATAACTTCTAATCCAGCTATTATGCATGCCCGATAGCGACGTTCACCAGCAACAATTTCAAACTTACGTGCCTTTTTTCTTACTGCAATAGGCTGTAAAATACCATGTTCCTTAATGGAATCTGCTAACTCCTGTAAAGTTTCCTCGTCGAAATTTTTTCGAGGCTGAAATGGGTTTGCAACAATACAATCTAATTGGATTTCTTCCACTTGCCCACTTTGTTCTAAAGACTCTCCCGGAAATAGTGCACCAATACCTTTCCCTAAACCTTTAGCCATTTTTAATCACTTCCCTCGCCATCTCCAAATAAACCTCTGCACCTCTAGATTTTGCATCATAAGTGATAATTGGTTGTCCATGACTTGGTGCTTCACTTAAGCGCACATTACGAGGAATTATTGTTTTATATACTTTATCTTGGAAATATTTTTTTACTTCATCAATAACCTGTAAGCCTAAATTTGTCCGCGCATCCAGCATTGTGAGTAACACACCATCAATATATAGCTGCTGATTCAAATGCTTTTGGACAAGACGAACTGTCGATAACAATTGACTTAACCCCTCCAACGCATAATATTCACATTGTACAGGGATAATTAACGCATCTGAAGCTGTTAAAGCATTGATTGTTAGTAGTCCTAAGGACGGTGGACAATCAATAATAATATAATCAAAATCTTCTTTTACATTTTGGAGTGCATGTTTTAACCGCACTTCTCTGGAAATTGTAGAAACCAATTCAATTTCAGCCCCTGCAAGCGAGATCGTTGCTGGCACGATTGATAAATTTCCTACATTTGTTTTTTGAATGACATTTTCAACATCTTCATCATCAATCAGCACATCATAAATACATCCCTGGATTTCTCCTTTATCGATACCAAGCCCACTTGTTGTATTTCCCTGTGGATCAGTATCGATCAATAGCACTTTTTTACCTAAGTATGCTAGGCAAGCGCTTAAATTGACTGAAGTTGTTGTTTTACCTACGCCACCCTTTTGATTGGCGATTGCTATAATTCTACCCATTTAAAAGCACCTGCTTTCATCTATCAAAGTTTGCTTTGACAAATCATTTGTAAAATCACTGTTTAATCCGCTCTCTATCTCTCATTCTATCAAAAAAATAGAAAAGAGTTGTATAAAATATTAAGAATATATGCAAAAAAAGACATCTCCATTAACTTTCTGAGATGTCTTTTTTATTTTTGTAACGCTCAAGACTTTCAATTATTTTTTTACAATAATTTATTACAGTTTTTTCTTTTTAGGTATCTTTACTGTAATTTGATAGTATTCTTCTGTATCTTCTTCTTCTGTTTTTACTGTAATACCGCTTTTCGTGACCATTGTTACTGATTGTTTAATCGTATTTAAAGCAATTCGTACATCCTTACTAATAGCCTTACGCTTTGGCTTTGCTTTCTTTGGTGTTTCTTCCTGCTCATCTGTTTCTGGGTGTAATATCGCTTGAATTTGCTCCTCTAGTTGACGAACATTCCAATCATTATCAATCGTTTGTTGTAAAATTTCTAGCTGTAATGGTTGGTCTTTAATAGCGATTAATGCACGTGCATGTCGTTCAGAGATTTTACGCTTTAAAATGGCTTGTTGCACTTCATCAGGCAGCCTCAATAATCGTAATTTATTGGCTACAGTGGATTGTCCTTTTCCAAGTCGTTGGGCTAGAGCTTCCTGTGTTAACTCATGAAGCTCTAATAGTTTTTGATAGGCTACAGCTTCTTCAATTGCTGTTAACTCCTCACGCTGTAAGTTTTCGATTAATGCTATAGAAGCTGTTTCTTTATCCGTTAAATTACGTACAATAGCAGGAACCTCTGTCCATTGTAATTTTTTCATCGCTCGATAACGACGCTCACCAGCAATGATTTCATATTGATGTTCTGATGTTTTACGTACAACAATTGGCTGAATCACACCATGTGTATGGATGGTTCTTGATAATTCTTCAATTTTCTCATCATCAAAAATAGTACGTGGCTGAAAACGGTTAGGTACTATTTGATCAATAGGCAATTTTATAACTTCTTCTGCTGCATGAGCCGCCTCTGCTTGTTCTACTTCATTTTTCACAATAGGCTCTGTTTTACTTCCGCCTCCAAAAAAACGTGAAAAAGGACTTTTCATCCAAGTGGCACCACCTTTAAGTAACTATCTTGCTCTGTGTCATTCTATTATTATTTATTATATTTCTTAAAATGTATATAGTTCATAGATGTCTTTTGCGTGAACCATCCATAACTAGTATGTATGCTCAAAATAGAAAAAATATTTTCTACTTTGAGAAGTTTCACATGAAACACTAATTATTGAATTGGTGTTTTATTTGGTACACCTGGCTTACGCGGGTATTTTTTAGGCGTTCCTTTTATTTTATCAAATATATATAAAATGCGGTCACTTTCTTCAACAGGTAGCTTAAAAGAATATTCTTCTTTCATTTGAGCACCGAGTGTTGTTAAAGCTTTTTTCGCATCCTTTAGTTCTTCAGCACCTGCCGCAGCCTTTAACGCTACAAAATAGCCACCTTGTTTTGCTAATGGTACACAAAGCTCTGCTAAAACAGATAAACGAGCTACTGCACGTGCCGTTACCACATCAAATTGTTCACGATACTTAGTATTTTGACCAAATTCTTCTGCTCTCGCATGTACAAAATTCATATTTTCTAATTGTAATGTATCGCTAAGATGATTTAAAAATGTAATTCTTTTATTTAAAGAGTCTACGATTGTGATATGTAAATGTGGGAAGCAGATTTTAATAGGAATACTAGGGAAGCCAGCTCCTGCTCCAACATCACATACTGTTACTACCTTTGAAAAATCAAAATAAAATGAGGCACTAATCGAGTCAAAGAAATGCTTTAAATAAACACCCTCTAAATCTGTAATAGCCGTTAAGTTCATTTTTTCATTCCACTCAACAAGCAATTCAAAGTATTTTTTAAATTGCGCTATCTGCTGTTCAGAAAGCTCTATGCCTTTTTCCTTTAGCGCCTCCATAAATTGTTGTTCATTCATGTAAAATCTCCTTTGTCGCTATGGCAATACCCTAAAAATAGGAAGCGGGCACAATCCTATGCCCGCCTCTTATTCACTTTACCATTATTAGCTGCTCACTCGTGCAATTTTGCCTTGTTCAATATATACAAGAAGAATTGAAATATCTGCTGGATTTACACCTGAAATACGAGAGGCTTGCGCAATGGAAAGCGGTGTAACCTGCTTTAATTTTTGACGTGCTTCTGTTGCTAAGCCTGAGATAGCGTCATAATCAATATTTTCAGGGATTTTTTTATTTTCCATTTTATGCAGCTTTTCTACTTGTTGTAGTGCTTTTTCGATATAGCCTTCATATTTAAGCTGAATTTCGATTTGTTCCTTCACTTCTTCTGTTAATTCGCTATCTGTAGGAATTAATGAAGAAACCAGCTCATAGTGCATTTCTGGGCGTTTTAATAAATCTGCACCACGTATACCATCTTTTAACTCACTACCACCGACAGAACGAATTGCAGCCTGTGTCGCTTCGTTTGGCTTAATAATCACCTCACGAAGACGCGCAATTTCATTGTCAATCAATTGCTTTTTCTCAGTGAATTTTGCATAGCGCTCTTCTGAAATCATGCCCATTTTATAGCCTAGCTCCATTAAACGTAAATCAGCGTTATCATGACGTAGCAGTAAACGATACTCTGCACGAGATGTTAATAAACGATATGGCTCATTTGTCCCTTTTGTCACAAGGTCATCAATCAACACACCAATATAGGCATCAGAGCGGCTTAAAATTAACTCATCTTTATCAAGTACGTTAGCAGCAGCGTTCATTCCTGCCATTAAACCTTGTGCAGCCGCTTCCTCATAGCCAGATGTACCGTTAATTTGACCCGCTGTGTACAATCCTTTAATACGCTTTGTTTCAAGCGTTGGCCATAATTGCGTTGGCACAATTGAATCATATTCAATCGCATAACCTGCACGCATCATTTCTGCATTTTCTAAGCCTGGAATGGATTTTAATAAACGTGCTTGCACATGCTCTGGCAGGCTTGTTGATAAACCTTGAACATAAACCTCACGCGTATTACGTCCTTCTGGCTCCAAGAAAATTTGATGTCGCGGCTTATCGTTAAAGCGCACAACTTTATCTTCAATAGACGGGCAATAACGTGGACCTGTCCCTTTAATCATTCCTGAATACATCGGTGAAAGATGTAAATTTGCTTCAATAACTTCATGTGTTTCAGCGCTTGTATACGTTAACCAGCAAGGTAGCTGATCCATAATAAATTCAGTTGTTTCAAAACTAAATGCACGTGGAACATCATCACCTGGTTGGATTTCTGTTTTATCATAGTCAATTGTACGATTATTTACTCGTGGTGGTGTACCTGTTTTAAAACGAACAAGATCAAACCCAAGCTCTTTTAAATTATCCGCTAAACGAATAGAAGGTTGTTGGTTATTAGGACCACTTGAATATTTAACATCACCAATAATAATTTCACCACGAAGGAATGTCCCCGTTGTTACAACCACTGTTTTAGCACGATAAACAGCACCAATTTGTGTAATAACGCCTTTTACTTCTCCATCCTCAACAATTAACTCTTCCACCATTCCTTGATGGATTGTTAGGTTTTCCGTTTCCTCCAACACGCGTTTCATCTCTTGTTGATATAAAACTTTGTCTGCTTGCGCGCGCAATGCACGTACAGCTGGGCCTTTCCCTGTATTCAACATTCGCATTTGAATATGCGTTTTATCTATCACTTTCCCCATGACGCCTCCTAAAGCGTCAATTTCACGTACGACAATTCCTTTGGCAGGACCACCAATGGATGGATTGCATGGCATAAATGCAATCATGTCTAAATTAATCGTTAACATCAATGTATTAGCACCCATTTTAGCCGCAGCATGTGCAGCTTCTGAACCTGCATGGCCTGCGCCAATGACAATAACATCAAACGTGCCTGCCTCATATTTTGTTGGCATGCTCGTATCTTCCTTTCTGTAATAAGATTATTTTCCTAAACAGAACTGTGAAAATAGTTGGTTAATAAGACTTTCTTGTACAGTGTCGCCAATAATTTCGCCAAGTATTTCCCATGTTCTTGTTACATCAATTTGTACCATATCAACTGGTACGCCAGCTTGTGCAGCCGCTATTGCATCCTCAACCGTTGCTTGGGCTTGGTGCAATAGTGCAATATGTCTAGCATTTGAAACATATGTTAAATCGCCCGCTTCGATTTGTCCCTCAAAAAATAGCGCAGCAATGGCTTCCTCTAGCTCTGCAATGCCTTCCTCCTGTAACAGAGAGGTTGTGACAATGCGATGCTCACCAGCCAACTCTTTGACACGAGCTAAATCAATTTTTTGCGGTAAATCTGTTTTATTGACAATAACGATGTAATCCATCGCTTCAATTGTTTCGAATAGACGCTCATCTTCAGCCGTTAATTCATCTGCATAGTTTACAACAAATAAAATTAAATCTGCTCCACGCAGTGCCTCTCTTGAACGTTCTACACCAATTCGTTCCACAATATCTTCCGTTTCTCGAATACCTGCTGTATCCACTAAACGAAGTGGAACTCCACGTACATTCACGTACTCTTCTATAATATCACGAGTAGTACCGGCAATATCTGTCACTATGGCCTTATTTTCTTGTACTAAGCTATTGAGCAAAGAAGATTTCCCTACATTTGGGCGACCTAAAATAACTGTTGAAAGACCCTCGCGTAATATTTTTCCTTGAGAAGATGTTTGTAGAAGTTTACGAATTTCATCTCGTACCCATGTACATTTTTCAACTAGGACAGGTACTGTCATTTCTTCTACATCATCATACTCTGGATAATCTATATTAACCTCTACTTGCGCTAATGTCTGTAGTAAAGCTTGGCGCAAGTCACCAATAAGTCGCGATAACTTTCCATCCATTTGTCCTAAAGCAACATTCATTGCTCGATCTGTCTTAGCCCTAATTAAATCCATAACCGCTTCAGCCTGTGATAAATCAATACGTCCATTTAAAAATGCGCGTTTCGTAAATTCACCAGGCTCCGCTAGTCTTGCACCATTTGTTAACGCTAGCTTTAAGACGCGATTTACTGACACAAGCCCCCCATGGCAATTAATTTCAACAACATCTTCACGTGTAAATGTTTTTGGACCACGCATCAATGACAGCATGACTTCCTCTACTACCTCATTTGTTGTAGGATCGACTAAATGTCCATAATGAATGGTGTGCGAATCCTTCGTTGTTAAACTTTTCCCACCTGGTGATTTGAATATTTTATCTGCAATTGCCACTGCTTCGTCGCCACTTAAGCGAACAATAGCGATGGCACCTTCACCCATTGGTGTGGATATCGCAGCAATTGTATCGAACTCCATTTAATGACCTCCTCAATGTTATCCACATGTGGATAATCGAAACCGACCAATACTTACTAACACCTTAGACTAACATATTTTCAACAAAATCTAAAGTAAGGATCATTACCAAATGTGGATAAAATACAAGCTTTTTATCATCTACTATTTTCGACAAAAAACGCTGATGCTC is part of the Lysinibacillus sp. FSL K6-0232 genome and harbors:
- a CDS encoding mechanosensitive ion channel family protein, with product MEESKKLVDRYWDKLTSQALWEKVIDASIEIIIILLISWLAVRLGKKFINKVFLMRMRSPLNHSERRQRTIARLLQSVISYAVYFSAIIGILSSLEIKVAGLLAGAGIVGLAIGFGAQSLVKDVITGFFIIFEDQFGVGDYIKINAAEGTVTEIGLRTTKINGVTGEQFIIPNGAIGEVVNYSINNSKIFIDLEIMTDADFDKAESIIQNYLKTLPDNHKELVGVPVFLGVQNVKGKEVTIRISVETLPQQQYGIARIIRRDITKLFEENHIPMAYPKVMFFGKE
- the yyaC gene encoding spore protease YyaC; this translates as MNTIPNLLLPYSLHHESKNAVWQLSTLFLEHIPFQHERLIFCCIGSDRCTGDTLGPLTGSFLKKSVSFPYEVIGSLDNPLHALNLGTTMQQLHNHTTKPFIIAIDACLGSEENVGHISVQSGPIFPGKAVKKELPPIGDISVKGIVNIGGFMEMLVLQNTRLHISYAMAEKLARALLLAAHRYSLKNVEDSDHDSNNDNTRQEVSSLDLR
- a CDS encoding DUF951 domain-containing protein; protein product: MEAKKFGLNDIVEMKKQHPCGTNRWKIIRMGADVRIKCEGCQHSVMIPRREFEKKLKKVLLSASEA
- the noc gene encoding nucleoid occlusion protein — translated: MKSPFSRFFGGGSKTEPIVKNEVEQAEAAHAAEEVIKLPIDQIVPNRFQPRTIFDDEKIEELSRTIHTHGVIQPIVVRKTSEHQYEIIAGERRYRAMKKLQWTEVPAIVRNLTDKETASIALIENLQREELTAIEEAVAYQKLLELHELTQEALAQRLGKGQSTVANKLRLLRLPDEVQQAILKRKISERHARALIAIKDQPLQLEILQQTIDNDWNVRQLEEQIQAILHPETDEQEETPKKAKPKRKAISKDVRIALNTIKQSVTMVTKSGITVKTEEEDTEEYYQITVKIPKKKKL
- a CDS encoding DUF554 domain-containing protein, which produces MVLLGALINAGLIVVGALIGRIFKNIPESMKSTVLSIIGLAVALLGIKMGFESDNFIILVVSLVVGTVVGEWLDLDRQMNRLGKWVESLFRSTKRNTQNQISIAEGFVTASLIFVVGSMAIIGALDSGLRNDHNVLITKGLIDGFTSIILASTLGIGVLLSAVPVLVYQGLIALFAGVISVFIPDAALQMFITEMTAVGGVMIMAIGLNIAGLTKIKAANLLPGIIVVGIMVAVFYIFQ
- the rsmG gene encoding 16S rRNA (guanine(527)-N(7))-methyltransferase RsmG; this encodes MNEQQFMEALKEKGIELSEQQIAQFKKYFELLVEWNEKMNLTAITDLEGVYLKHFFDSISASFYFDFSKVVTVCDVGAGAGFPSIPIKICFPHLHITIVDSLNKRITFLNHLSDTLQLENMNFVHARAEEFGQNTKYREQFDVVTARAVARLSVLAELCVPLAKQGGYFVALKAAAGAEELKDAKKALTTLGAQMKEEYSFKLPVEESDRILYIFDKIKGTPKKYPRKPGVPNKTPIQ
- a CDS encoding ParA family protein; the protein is MGRIIAIANQKGGVGKTTTSVNLSACLAYLGKKVLLIDTDPQGNTTSGLGIDKGEIQGCIYDVLIDDEDVENVIQKTNVGNLSIVPATISLAGAEIELVSTISREVRLKHALQNVKEDFDYIIIDCPPSLGLLTINALTASDALIIPVQCEYYALEGLSQLLSTVRLVQKHLNQQLYIDGVLLTMLDARTNLGLQVIDEVKKYFQDKVYKTIIPRNVRLSEAPSHGQPIITYDAKSRGAEVYLEMAREVIKNG
- a CDS encoding ParB/RepB/Spo0J family partition protein — translated: MAKGLGKGIGALFPGESLEQSGQVEEIQLDCIVANPFQPRKNFDEETLQELADSIKEHGILQPIAVRKKARKFEIVAGERRYRACIIAGLEVIPAIIKELSDAQMMELAILENLQREDLTVIEEAEAYQSLMENLHLTQEELSKRLGKSRPHIANHVRLLALPQDVRQMLNEGILSMGQGRALLGLKNKRRISEVANKVIQQGLNVRQVEMLVQNLNEEVSRETIPPKKKDIFVAAKETQLRDYFGTNVQIKKTNNKGKIEIEFYSEDDLERILEILNLQEQE
- the ychF gene encoding redox-regulated ATPase YchF; the protein is MALTAGIVGLPNVGKSTLFNAITKAGALAANYPFATIDPNVGIVEVPDARLDKLTELVVPKKTVPTAFEFTDIAGIVKGASQGEGLGNKFLAHIREVDAICQVVRCFEDENITHVSGAVNPIDDIEVINLELALADLESVDKRLQRVSKMAKQKDKEAMAEEPVLLKIKEQLENGRPARAAELSEDELKVIKGLHLLTIKPMLYVANVSEDEVADADSNEYVQQVREYATAEGAQVITICAKIEEEISELDDEEKAMFLEELGIKESGLDQLIRTSYDLLGLATYFTAGVQEVRAWTFRKGMKAPQCAGIIHTDFERGFIRAETVSFDDLLEAGSQAAAKEAGKVRLEGKDYEVQDGDIMLFRFNV
- a CDS encoding acyl-CoA dehydrogenase, whose product is MDAVQIKERGLEFEQLGKLPQDVLDFIYEQQLFKIFTAKELGGKDLDLLEGIKIFQQMSALDGNFGWLITIGTGGNAFIPAFNKDICENIYTPKNAVIAGSGYPTGIAVKADNGYYVTGQWKYCSGADYATTFTMNCVVEQDGVKTENIISCSMDRQHVEVLNDWRAMGLKATASHTIRVNHIWVPHEATFQLGTIKNNYGNLVHSFPFATFAEASFLSVCLGITENFLEESLHLIKQRQHDASRIERIGALQFLVIQQQKHFKQYEEQFYTMLSTYWQKHQQGSQLTEEELLQFTQMTKKIAAACVEIANNLVRSLGMDAITETATINRIWRNLYTAAQHGFLTP